In a single window of the Equus quagga isolate Etosha38 chromosome 7, UCLA_HA_Equagga_1.0, whole genome shotgun sequence genome:
- the ARRDC3 gene encoding arrestin domain-containing protein 3 isoform X3, with the protein MVLGKVKSLTISFDCLNDSNVPVYSSGDTVSGRVNLEVTGEIRVKSLKIHARGHAKVRWTESRNAGSNTAYTQNYTEEVEYFNHKDILIGHERDDDNSEEGFNTIHSGRHEYAFSFELPQTPLATSFEGRHGSVRYWVKAELHRPWLLPVKLKKEFTVFEHIDINTPSLLSPQAGTKEKTLCCWFCTSGPISLSAKIERKGYTPGESIQIFAEIENCSSRMVVPKAAIYQTQAFYAKGKMKEVKQLVANLRGESLSSGKTETWNGKLLKIPPVSPSILDCSIIRVEYSLMVYVDIPGAMDLFLNLPLVIGTIPLHPFGSRTSSVSSQCSMNMNWLGLSLPERPED; encoded by the exons ATGGTGCTGGGAAAGGTGAAGAGTTTGACAATAAGCTTTGACTGTCTTAATGACAGCAATGTCCCTGTGTATTCTAGTGGGGATACAGTCTCAGGAAGGGTGAATTTAGAAGTTACTGGGGAAATCAGagtaaaatctcttaaaattcaTGCAAGAGGACATGCGAAAGTACGCTGGACCGAATCTCGAAACGCCGGCTCTAATACTGCCTACACACAGAATTACACTGAAGAAGTAGAATATTTCAACCATAAAGACATCTTAATTGGACACGAAAGAG atGATGATAATTCGGAAGAAGGCTTCAACACTATTCATTCAGGAAGGCATGAATATGCATTCAGCTTCGAGCTTCCACAGAC ACCACTTGCTACCTCATTCGAAGGCCGACATGGCAGTGTGCGCTATTGGGTGAAAGCCGAATTGCACAGGCCTTGGCTTCTACCAGtaaaattaaagaaggaatttACAGTCTTTGAGCATATAGATATCAACACTCCTTCGTTACTG tcaCCCCAAGCAGGCACAAAAGAAAAGACTCTCTGTTGCTGGTTCTGTACCTCAGGCCCAATATCCTTAAGTGCCAAAATCGAAAGGAAGGGCTATACACCAG gTGAATCAATTCAGATATTTGCTGAGATTGAGAACTGCTCTTCCCGAATGGTGGTGCCAAAGGCAGCCATTTACCAAACACAGGCCTTCTATGCCAAAGGGAAAATGAAGGAAGTAAAACAGCTGGTGGCGAACCTGCGCGGGGAATCGTTATCGTCTGGAAAGACAGAGACGTGGAACGGCAAGTTGCTGAAAATCCCACCAGTTTCTCCCTCTATCCTCGACTGTAGTATAATCCGTGTGGAATATTCACTAATG GTATATGTGGATATTCCTGGAGCTAtggatttatttcttaatttgccACTTGTCATCGGTACCATTCCTTTACATCCATTTGGTAGCAGAACCTCAAGTGTAAGCAGTCAGTGTAGCATGAATATGAACTGGCTTGGTTTATCCCTACCTGAAAGACCTGAAG attGA
- the ARRDC3 gene encoding arrestin domain-containing protein 3 isoform X2, producing the protein MVLGKVKSLTISFDCLNDSNVPVYSSGDTVSGRVNLEVTGEIRVKSLKIHARGHAKVRWTESRNAGSNTAYTQNYTEEVEYFNHKDILIGHERDDDNSEEGFNTIHSGRHEYAFSFELPQTPLATSFEGRHGSVRYWVKAELHRPWLLPVKLKKEFTVFEHIDINTPSLLSPQAGTKEKTLCCWFCTSGPISLSAKIERKGYTPGESIQIFAEIENCSSRMVVPKAAIYQTQAFYAKGKMKEVKQLVANLRGESLSSGKTETWNGKLLKIPPVSPSILDCSIIRVEYSLMVYVDIPGAMDLFLNLPLVIGTIPLHPFGSRTSSVSSQCSMNMNWLGLSLPERPEEHAVRIACIFFLQHHPAMQKW; encoded by the exons ATGGTGCTGGGAAAGGTGAAGAGTTTGACAATAAGCTTTGACTGTCTTAATGACAGCAATGTCCCTGTGTATTCTAGTGGGGATACAGTCTCAGGAAGGGTGAATTTAGAAGTTACTGGGGAAATCAGagtaaaatctcttaaaattcaTGCAAGAGGACATGCGAAAGTACGCTGGACCGAATCTCGAAACGCCGGCTCTAATACTGCCTACACACAGAATTACACTGAAGAAGTAGAATATTTCAACCATAAAGACATCTTAATTGGACACGAAAGAG atGATGATAATTCGGAAGAAGGCTTCAACACTATTCATTCAGGAAGGCATGAATATGCATTCAGCTTCGAGCTTCCACAGAC ACCACTTGCTACCTCATTCGAAGGCCGACATGGCAGTGTGCGCTATTGGGTGAAAGCCGAATTGCACAGGCCTTGGCTTCTACCAGtaaaattaaagaaggaatttACAGTCTTTGAGCATATAGATATCAACACTCCTTCGTTACTG tcaCCCCAAGCAGGCACAAAAGAAAAGACTCTCTGTTGCTGGTTCTGTACCTCAGGCCCAATATCCTTAAGTGCCAAAATCGAAAGGAAGGGCTATACACCAG gTGAATCAATTCAGATATTTGCTGAGATTGAGAACTGCTCTTCCCGAATGGTGGTGCCAAAGGCAGCCATTTACCAAACACAGGCCTTCTATGCCAAAGGGAAAATGAAGGAAGTAAAACAGCTGGTGGCGAACCTGCGCGGGGAATCGTTATCGTCTGGAAAGACAGAGACGTGGAACGGCAAGTTGCTGAAAATCCCACCAGTTTCTCCCTCTATCCTCGACTGTAGTATAATCCGTGTGGAATATTCACTAATG GTATATGTGGATATTCCTGGAGCTAtggatttatttcttaatttgccACTTGTCATCGGTACCATTCCTTTACATCCATTTGGTAGCAGAACCTCAAGTGTAAGCAGTCAGTGTAGCATGAATATGAACTGGCTTGGTTTATCCCTACCTGAAAGACCTGAAG AACATGCTGTTCGAATTGCGTGTATCTTTTTCCTTCAGCACCACCCAGCTATGCAGAAGTGGTAA
- the ARRDC3 gene encoding arrestin domain-containing protein 3 isoform X1 translates to MVLGKVKSLTISFDCLNDSNVPVYSSGDTVSGRVNLEVTGEIRVKSLKIHARGHAKVRWTESRNAGSNTAYTQNYTEEVEYFNHKDILIGHERDDDNSEEGFNTIHSGRHEYAFSFELPQTPLATSFEGRHGSVRYWVKAELHRPWLLPVKLKKEFTVFEHIDINTPSLLSPQAGTKEKTLCCWFCTSGPISLSAKIERKGYTPGESIQIFAEIENCSSRMVVPKAAIYQTQAFYAKGKMKEVKQLVANLRGESLSSGKTETWNGKLLKIPPVSPSILDCSIIRVEYSLMVYVDIPGAMDLFLNLPLVIGTIPLHPFGSRTSSVSSQCSMNMNWLGLSLPERPEAPPSYAEVVTEEQRRNNLAPVSACDDFERALQGPLFAYIQEFRFLPPPLYSEIDPNPDQSADDRPSCPSR, encoded by the exons ATGGTGCTGGGAAAGGTGAAGAGTTTGACAATAAGCTTTGACTGTCTTAATGACAGCAATGTCCCTGTGTATTCTAGTGGGGATACAGTCTCAGGAAGGGTGAATTTAGAAGTTACTGGGGAAATCAGagtaaaatctcttaaaattcaTGCAAGAGGACATGCGAAAGTACGCTGGACCGAATCTCGAAACGCCGGCTCTAATACTGCCTACACACAGAATTACACTGAAGAAGTAGAATATTTCAACCATAAAGACATCTTAATTGGACACGAAAGAG atGATGATAATTCGGAAGAAGGCTTCAACACTATTCATTCAGGAAGGCATGAATATGCATTCAGCTTCGAGCTTCCACAGAC ACCACTTGCTACCTCATTCGAAGGCCGACATGGCAGTGTGCGCTATTGGGTGAAAGCCGAATTGCACAGGCCTTGGCTTCTACCAGtaaaattaaagaaggaatttACAGTCTTTGAGCATATAGATATCAACACTCCTTCGTTACTG tcaCCCCAAGCAGGCACAAAAGAAAAGACTCTCTGTTGCTGGTTCTGTACCTCAGGCCCAATATCCTTAAGTGCCAAAATCGAAAGGAAGGGCTATACACCAG gTGAATCAATTCAGATATTTGCTGAGATTGAGAACTGCTCTTCCCGAATGGTGGTGCCAAAGGCAGCCATTTACCAAACACAGGCCTTCTATGCCAAAGGGAAAATGAAGGAAGTAAAACAGCTGGTGGCGAACCTGCGCGGGGAATCGTTATCGTCTGGAAAGACAGAGACGTGGAACGGCAAGTTGCTGAAAATCCCACCAGTTTCTCCCTCTATCCTCGACTGTAGTATAATCCGTGTGGAATATTCACTAATG GTATATGTGGATATTCCTGGAGCTAtggatttatttcttaatttgccACTTGTCATCGGTACCATTCCTTTACATCCATTTGGTAGCAGAACCTCAAGTGTAAGCAGTCAGTGTAGCATGAATATGAACTGGCTTGGTTTATCCCTACCTGAAAGACCTGAAG CACCACCCAGCTATGCAGAAGTGGTAACAGAGGAACAAAGGCGGAACAATCTTGCACCCGTGAGTGCTTGTGATGACTTTGAGAGAGCACTTCAAGGACCACTGTTTGCATATATCCAGGAGTTTCGCTTTTTGCCTCCACCTCTTTATTCAGAG attGATCCAaatcctgatcagtcagcagaTGATAGACCATCCTGCCCCTCTCGTTGA